One genomic region from Streptomyces sp. Li-HN-5-11 encodes:
- a CDS encoding restriction endonuclease subunit S gives MGAGQAGGRAGQGTGCVSGSGRGGDGGAWGPGRGELPEGWAWATVGEVAEVRLGRQRSPKHAEGDHMRPYVRAANVDWGGLRLADVKKMNFTDDEFETYRLRPGDILLNEASGSPSEVGKPALWNGEIEGCCFQNTLIRVRLDEGDPRYLAHLLWYEAARGQFARATRGVGICHLGAAKLVGWHVPVPPVAEQKRIADAVNAGVARLDVLEQKLRAALKGISETWNAVLDAVAAGTMPGVDVAAPEDHLVELVAEVSGGIQKQARRRPVDNAYPFLRVANVARGMLDLADVHKVELFKNEIERYRLADGDLLVVEGNGSPDQIGRAAVWHGEIEDCVHQNHLIRVRPGPELVPAYLELVWNSPTVARRLQRAASSTSGLHTLSTRKLKALTIPVFALQDQERLVAAAEVARARLNRAKTSARTALAHVVALRRALLAEAFSGRLAPQNPDDEPAEVLLKRIRVEREAAEAARKAARRAARTKARQASTPAPPPHRDSPALDGEQTALPLEFSS, from the coding sequence GTGGGAGCCGGTCAAGCTGGTGGACGAGCTGGACAAGGAACTGGGTGCGTGAGCGGGAGCGGTAGGGGCGGAGACGGCGGGGCTTGGGGGCCTGGGCGGGGGGAACTGCCGGAGGGATGGGCTTGGGCGACGGTGGGGGAGGTCGCCGAGGTCCGGTTGGGCCGCCAGAGATCACCCAAGCACGCCGAGGGCGATCACATGCGCCCCTATGTGCGTGCCGCGAACGTCGACTGGGGGGGCCTGCGGCTCGCCGACGTGAAGAAGATGAACTTCACGGACGACGAGTTCGAGACCTACCGGCTCCGGCCCGGCGACATCCTCCTCAACGAGGCTTCCGGCAGCCCGAGCGAGGTGGGGAAGCCTGCGCTGTGGAACGGGGAGATCGAGGGCTGCTGCTTCCAGAACACGCTCATTCGAGTGCGTCTTGACGAGGGCGACCCGCGTTACCTTGCTCATCTGCTCTGGTACGAGGCGGCGAGGGGGCAGTTCGCGCGGGCCACACGAGGGGTCGGCATCTGTCATCTTGGTGCAGCGAAGCTGGTGGGTTGGCATGTTCCCGTGCCACCGGTGGCTGAGCAGAAGAGGATCGCGGATGCGGTCAATGCGGGGGTGGCGCGGTTGGATGTGCTTGAACAGAAGCTGCGTGCGGCCCTGAAAGGCATCTCCGAGACTTGGAATGCGGTACTCGACGCCGTAGCAGCGGGCACCATGCCCGGAGTGGATGTGGCAGCTCCGGAAGACCACCTCGTCGAGTTGGTCGCGGAGGTAAGCGGGGGAATCCAGAAGCAGGCCCGACGCCGTCCGGTGGACAACGCGTATCCGTTCCTTCGCGTGGCCAACGTGGCGCGAGGCATGCTTGACCTGGCAGACGTCCACAAGGTCGAACTCTTCAAGAACGAGATCGAACGGTATCGCCTCGCAGACGGCGACCTGCTTGTTGTCGAAGGCAACGGAAGCCCCGATCAGATCGGCCGGGCGGCCGTCTGGCATGGGGAGATCGAGGACTGCGTGCATCAGAACCACCTGATCCGTGTCCGCCCGGGACCTGAACTCGTTCCTGCCTATCTGGAACTTGTCTGGAACTCGCCGACGGTTGCTCGCCGCCTGCAACGTGCCGCAAGTTCCACCAGCGGACTCCACACGCTGAGCACACGGAAGCTGAAGGCGCTGACCATTCCGGTGTTTGCGTTGCAGGACCAGGAACGCCTTGTCGCTGCAGCCGAGGTGGCGCGTGCGCGTCTGAATCGGGCGAAGACAAGCGCCAGAACTGCTCTTGCGCATGTCGTTGCCCTCCGTCGCGCCCTCCTCGCCGAAGCTTTCTCCGGCCGCCTAGCTCCCCAGAACCCGGACGACGAGCCCGCCGAAGTCCTCCTTAAGCGCATCCGCGTCGAACGCGAGGCCGCTGAGGCCGCACGAAAGGCAGCCCGCCGTGCCGCCCGCACCAAGGCAAGGCAGGCGTCGACCCCGGCACCCCCACCCCACCGCGACAGCCCCGCCCTCGACGGCGAACAGACCGCCCTCCCCCTGGAGTTCAGCTCGTGA
- a CDS encoding DUF6507 family protein: MTGWDIDVAGVRGVLSRSGTAAKSLSETGSAMQGNLQEAASAAGTLTSDYGPYTSTVGVVGAALGEFLQHWGRDLVYIAERTSRSLNGAAEATGHYLQGDLQLASNAQKQAAKEPKVDLPGAGGHGHRRAEGQ, encoded by the coding sequence GTGACGGGGTGGGACATCGACGTGGCTGGGGTGCGCGGTGTTCTGAGCAGGTCGGGTACGGCGGCGAAGAGCCTGTCGGAGACGGGTTCGGCGATGCAGGGGAATCTGCAGGAGGCGGCCTCGGCCGCGGGCACGCTGACCAGTGACTATGGGCCGTACACGAGCACGGTCGGGGTGGTCGGTGCGGCGCTGGGGGAGTTCCTGCAGCACTGGGGGCGTGACCTGGTCTACATCGCGGAGCGGACCTCCAGGTCGCTGAACGGCGCTGCCGAAGCAACCGGGCACTACCTGCAAGGCGATCTTCAGCTGGCGTCCAACGCGCAGAAGCAGGCGGCCAAGGAGCCGAAGGTGGATCTGCCGGGGGCCGGCGGGCACGGCCACCGCCGGGCCGAGGGCCAGTGA
- a CDS encoding class I SAM-dependent DNA methyltransferase — translation MNQEARRLVDRLWKFCNVLRDDGVSSIDYLEQLSFLVFLKMADEIEKLNAYLPAEEHEHVLPTTDEWKTRGWSELVRLEGDPLEQAYTKLLTDLGHRSATEDHTTLSLIFNRARNRIENPANLRRLIVDLINEEKWYEGRSDIKGAAYEALVQRTAQDTKAGAGQYFTPRVLIESIVRCMRPTPQDTITDPACGTGGFLLAAYQQIIREYGKDLPDEDLNRLRTKAIWGTELVPSTARLAAMNLLLHSLGDPIGKPLIEVRDALEKPSDRLASMVLANPPFGRASKLAISGGNGDEGDGDRDDVAYYRPDFWLGDLTTTNKQLNFLQHIGTLLTDRGRAAVVLPDNVLFEGGKKSPGAQIRRELLTNYNLHTMLRLPDNIFLAGGVKANVLFFDAVPDHREDDDPPNTGQLWVYDLRTGSNSTLKQRPLKAEHLADFERRAFPADDPHRQSRKDRQSDVFRPFDASELLADERVSLDIGLLDPSASEAGESPSIEQLTVSVTDDLRRALAEIEAFAQELGVELPAQAD, via the coding sequence GTGAATCAGGAAGCCCGTCGGCTTGTCGATCGTCTGTGGAAGTTCTGCAACGTCCTCCGCGACGACGGAGTCTCCAGCATCGACTACCTGGAACAACTCAGCTTCCTGGTCTTCCTCAAGATGGCCGACGAGATCGAGAAGCTGAACGCCTACCTGCCCGCCGAGGAACACGAGCACGTCCTCCCGACCACGGATGAGTGGAAGACCCGAGGCTGGTCTGAACTCGTCCGCCTGGAAGGCGACCCCCTGGAGCAGGCATACACCAAGCTCCTCACCGACCTGGGCCACCGCAGCGCCACCGAAGACCACACCACCCTGAGCCTGATCTTCAACCGGGCCCGCAACCGCATCGAGAACCCGGCCAACCTCCGCCGTCTGATCGTCGATCTGATCAACGAGGAGAAGTGGTACGAGGGACGCTCCGACATCAAGGGCGCCGCCTACGAGGCACTGGTGCAGCGCACCGCCCAGGACACCAAGGCGGGTGCCGGGCAGTACTTCACACCGCGCGTCCTCATCGAATCGATCGTCCGCTGCATGCGCCCGACCCCGCAGGACACGATCACCGACCCCGCCTGCGGCACGGGCGGTTTCCTTCTCGCCGCCTACCAGCAGATCATCCGGGAGTACGGCAAGGATCTTCCCGACGAGGACCTGAACCGCCTGCGCACGAAGGCGATCTGGGGTACGGAACTGGTGCCCAGCACGGCTCGCTTGGCTGCCATGAACCTGCTCCTGCACTCCCTCGGTGACCCGATCGGCAAGCCCCTCATCGAGGTCCGGGACGCGCTGGAGAAGCCGTCGGACCGGCTCGCCTCGATGGTCCTCGCGAACCCGCCCTTCGGCCGCGCCTCCAAGCTGGCCATCTCGGGAGGGAACGGCGATGAGGGCGACGGTGACCGCGATGATGTGGCGTACTACCGCCCAGACTTCTGGCTGGGGGACCTCACCACGACCAACAAACAGCTCAACTTCCTTCAGCACATCGGGACTTTGCTCACAGACCGGGGACGGGCCGCCGTGGTCCTCCCGGACAACGTTCTCTTCGAGGGCGGGAAGAAGAGTCCGGGAGCCCAGATCCGCCGCGAACTCCTGACCAACTACAACCTGCACACCATGCTGCGCCTGCCGGACAACATCTTCCTCGCGGGCGGCGTGAAGGCGAACGTCCTCTTCTTCGACGCGGTCCCCGACCACCGCGAGGACGACGACCCGCCGAACACCGGCCAGCTGTGGGTCTACGACCTACGCACGGGCAGCAACTCCACTCTCAAACAGCGCCCGTTGAAGGCCGAGCACCTCGCCGACTTTGAGCGCCGGGCCTTCCCCGCCGACGACCCGCACCGCCAGAGCCGCAAGGATCGGCAGTCCGACGTCTTCCGCCCCTTCGACGCCAGCGAACTGCTCGCCGACGAGAGGGTGAGTCTCGACATCGGCCTGCTCGATCCGTCCGCCTCCGAGGCCGGGGAGTCACCCTCCATCGAGCAACTGACGGTCTCCGTTACCGATGACCTGAGGCGGGCGCTGGCCGAGATCGAGGCGTTTGCTCAGGAACTGGGGGTGGAACTGCCCGCGCAGGCTGACTGA
- a CDS encoding AAA family ATPase, with the protein MARLRIDGFRGFHGPRACDLDFVRPDGGYAGWTVLAGRNGSGKTTLLRSIAIGLAGPKRAGQLDGDLETQLSYGVSRGKLEVDVLPAPGVDTGAREPDEITAAALWEPEWESEPGQDDPPVEIVFQQDRERSARSVLDYLWSSTPPPGWFHAAYGPFRRLTGTGLYERTPQVPDRTASLRTLFEEQSALTEAFDWLLSLHLRALENKPGAAALKYGVIDFLNDGLLPEPYHIEGVDSDGMWLRQLGGEDGTEGPLIELRRMSDGQRTVVALVLDIVRQMHAAYGELTFRTEHQRTYLPHPGVVLIDEVDAHLHPSWQQRIGDWLKSRFPAVQFIVTTHSPYVCQASDPGGLIRVPGPTDAASPGPVSEELRQRIVYGTGDDAVLSELFGLDTPYSEQARALRQELVELEARVVTGEATDDEEARHTALRARLSSSPRTRAVELQARLKRLGVLDE; encoded by the coding sequence GTGGCGAGGCTCAGGATCGACGGGTTCCGTGGGTTCCACGGGCCTCGTGCCTGTGACCTCGACTTCGTGCGGCCTGACGGCGGATATGCGGGTTGGACGGTGCTCGCGGGGCGCAACGGGTCTGGGAAGACAACGCTGCTGCGGTCGATCGCGATCGGGCTCGCGGGACCGAAACGGGCCGGGCAGCTCGACGGGGACCTGGAGACCCAGTTGTCCTACGGAGTGTCCCGGGGGAAGCTGGAGGTCGACGTCCTGCCCGCCCCCGGCGTAGACACAGGTGCTCGCGAGCCGGACGAGATCACCGCCGCGGCGCTCTGGGAGCCGGAGTGGGAGTCGGAACCCGGTCAGGACGATCCGCCGGTCGAAATCGTGTTCCAGCAGGACCGTGAGAGAAGCGCCCGCAGCGTCCTCGACTATCTGTGGTCGTCGACTCCGCCCCCGGGCTGGTTCCACGCCGCGTACGGGCCCTTCCGCCGGCTCACCGGCACGGGTCTGTACGAGCGAACGCCACAGGTACCAGACCGTACGGCCTCCTTGCGCACCCTGTTCGAGGAACAGTCCGCGCTGACCGAGGCTTTCGACTGGCTCCTGTCGCTCCACCTGCGGGCGCTGGAGAACAAACCCGGAGCCGCCGCACTCAAGTACGGGGTCATTGACTTTCTCAACGACGGGCTACTGCCCGAGCCGTACCACATCGAGGGTGTGGACTCCGACGGAATGTGGCTACGGCAACTGGGCGGTGAGGACGGTACTGAGGGGCCCCTGATCGAGCTGCGCCGCATGAGCGATGGACAACGGACCGTGGTGGCCCTGGTTCTGGACATCGTGCGCCAGATGCACGCCGCCTACGGGGAACTTACGTTCCGCACGGAGCACCAACGCACCTACCTGCCGCACCCCGGCGTCGTCCTCATCGACGAGGTGGACGCTCACCTCCATCCCTCGTGGCAGCAACGCATCGGGGACTGGCTGAAGTCCCGTTTCCCCGCAGTACAGTTCATCGTCACCACACACAGCCCATACGTCTGCCAGGCTTCCGATCCAGGCGGCCTGATCCGCGTACCTGGACCAACCGACGCCGCTTCCCCCGGGCCGGTTTCCGAGGAGCTGCGGCAACGCATCGTGTACGGCACCGGCGACGATGCCGTCCTCTCCGAACTGTTCGGCCTCGACACCCCCTACTCCGAACAAGCCCGTGCCCTCCGGCAGGAGTTGGTGGAGCTGGAGGCGCGTGTCGTCACCGGGGAGGCGACGGACGATGAGGAGGCCCGGCACACGGCGCTGCGCGCTCGGCTGAGCAGTTCCCCCCGGACGCGCGCCGTCGAGTTGCAGGCCCGTCTGAAGCGCCTCGGAGTCCTCGACGAATGA
- a CDS encoding DEAD/DEAH box helicase family protein codes for MSGTGPEWAGKAEAALTAAGWRVHEPADRKLGVEYEAVRVRPGADRVLFVLYVRRAMCGIVVSGPSDSDPETLFDAAEAYAARVATIDKNRVWREQGLPPFQYVTHGAAWHFRNILDGERLDGTSAPDAPQGGSRSRRVFAPHQPTTLDRWMSEAEENPDTPTLRARLRRLPDERLDHRRLRAAQRRSIKGLERSFAKGQEKALIVMATGSGKTYTVVQSSYRLLRHARAHRVLFLVDRNNLGEQAYNAYRGFTPLGSERPLHQQMPLRLFNKGEVAESDKIVISTIQRLWCKLAGIRTPKPDDAEFRDDEDFKKDLDGFGDFETKAVDRLAGDVARVSYCPELPPDTFDVIVVDECHRSIYGRWQPVLDYFDAHVVGLTATPIDETFGFFDNNLVSQYSYSQAVADSVNVDYDIYKIWTNITERGSTIPELSEKVHPDGRVERYNSVIAKVHKESRAERWHTVKEADPYAPVEINQRVRSKDQIRLVVETFRDKLFTEIFPPVTDRVTGEIQSREIVPKTLFFAQNDLHADAIVAAVHTAFDAGPGFCRKITSQEPQAKKALSDFRNKPGMRIAVTVDMIATGTDIPALECLVFMRDIHTWSYFEQMKGRGARTIKDHDLRKVTRDAVHKDRFVIVDAVGVTEHPKVDSRPLVRDDEPPVPGLERLLTACGEGRALHVDDVATLAGRLSRLGRRLDDQGRAVIEQHLSGRSYEEFVVTLVRAADTDRRAEARAQGEVVDEGSEIAAAVRPLTDSEALRAALLEAARDSWLLIDHLSRDQLIEARGLLDEEEARQVVDDWHTYMAEHEDQIAPLRIAFHERRSPREVLRVLKELIAKVRATRREWTEVRLWKAYVDLEIARGGPRRNAGLVEFLSIMRYELGFDGEDFQPYRSTVESRLEGWLARQETAGVTFDDRQRAWLRRVADVVAANATVSVKSLMEGHRRMEGGYGDFVDAFRNSRWEPVKLVDELDKELGA; via the coding sequence GTGAGCGGCACGGGGCCGGAGTGGGCAGGGAAGGCGGAGGCGGCGCTGACCGCCGCCGGATGGCGGGTGCACGAACCGGCCGACCGCAAACTCGGCGTCGAGTACGAGGCGGTGAGGGTCCGGCCAGGCGCCGATCGAGTGCTCTTCGTGCTCTATGTACGCCGCGCGATGTGCGGGATCGTCGTGTCCGGGCCGTCGGACAGTGACCCCGAGACGCTGTTCGACGCGGCGGAGGCGTACGCCGCCCGGGTCGCCACCATCGACAAGAACCGCGTATGGCGGGAGCAGGGTCTGCCGCCCTTCCAATACGTCACCCACGGCGCCGCCTGGCACTTCCGCAACATCCTGGACGGAGAACGCCTGGACGGTACGTCCGCCCCCGACGCGCCCCAGGGAGGTTCCCGCAGCCGCCGGGTCTTCGCCCCGCACCAGCCGACCACCCTGGACCGCTGGATGAGCGAGGCCGAGGAGAACCCCGACACGCCGACGCTGCGCGCCCGCCTGCGGCGACTACCGGACGAACGTCTCGACCACAGGCGGCTCAGGGCCGCCCAGCGCCGCTCGATCAAGGGGCTGGAGCGGTCCTTCGCCAAGGGGCAGGAGAAGGCCCTGATCGTGATGGCGACCGGCTCGGGGAAGACTTACACCGTGGTGCAGAGCAGCTACCGCTTGCTCAGACACGCGCGAGCCCATCGGGTGCTCTTCCTCGTGGACCGCAACAACCTCGGTGAACAGGCGTACAACGCCTACCGCGGTTTCACTCCGCTCGGCTCGGAGCGACCGCTCCACCAGCAGATGCCGCTCAGGCTCTTCAACAAGGGTGAGGTCGCGGAGTCCGACAAGATCGTGATCTCCACGATCCAGCGGCTGTGGTGCAAGCTCGCCGGCATCCGGACGCCGAAGCCGGACGACGCGGAGTTCAGGGACGACGAGGACTTCAAGAAGGACCTCGACGGCTTTGGGGACTTCGAGACGAAGGCGGTGGACCGGCTGGCTGGCGACGTGGCACGCGTGAGCTACTGCCCCGAGCTGCCCCCCGACACCTTCGACGTGATCGTGGTCGACGAGTGCCACCGCTCCATCTACGGACGGTGGCAGCCGGTCCTCGACTACTTCGACGCCCATGTGGTGGGCCTGACCGCGACGCCGATCGACGAGACCTTCGGCTTCTTCGACAACAACCTGGTCAGCCAGTACAGCTATTCGCAGGCCGTCGCCGACAGCGTCAACGTCGACTACGACATCTACAAGATCTGGACGAACATCACCGAACGTGGCTCGACCATCCCGGAGCTGAGCGAGAAGGTCCATCCCGACGGCCGGGTCGAGCGGTACAACTCGGTCATCGCCAAGGTGCACAAGGAGAGCAGGGCCGAACGCTGGCACACGGTGAAGGAGGCCGACCCGTACGCTCCCGTCGAGATCAACCAGCGGGTGCGCTCGAAGGACCAGATCCGCCTCGTCGTGGAGACCTTTCGGGACAAGCTGTTCACGGAGATCTTCCCGCCCGTGACCGACCGGGTGACGGGTGAGATCCAGAGCCGTGAGATCGTCCCCAAGACGCTGTTCTTCGCCCAGAACGACCTGCACGCCGACGCGATCGTGGCGGCGGTCCACACGGCGTTCGACGCGGGCCCAGGTTTTTGCCGGAAGATCACCAGCCAGGAGCCGCAGGCGAAGAAGGCGCTGAGTGACTTCCGCAACAAGCCCGGTATGCGCATCGCCGTCACCGTCGACATGATCGCCACGGGTACGGACATCCCCGCCCTGGAGTGCCTTGTCTTCATGCGGGACATCCACACCTGGTCGTACTTCGAGCAGATGAAGGGTCGTGGCGCCCGCACCATCAAGGACCACGACCTGCGGAAGGTCACCCGTGACGCCGTCCACAAGGACCGCTTCGTGATCGTCGACGCGGTGGGGGTCACCGAGCACCCGAAGGTGGACTCGCGCCCGCTGGTCCGGGACGACGAGCCCCCGGTCCCCGGTCTGGAGCGCCTGCTGACGGCCTGCGGCGAAGGCCGGGCCCTCCACGTGGACGATGTCGCCACGCTGGCAGGTCGCCTCAGCCGCCTGGGCCGCCGTCTCGACGACCAGGGCCGGGCGGTCATCGAACAGCATCTGAGCGGCCGATCGTATGAGGAGTTCGTCGTCACCCTAGTCCGGGCCGCCGATACCGACCGCAGGGCGGAGGCCCGTGCGCAGGGCGAGGTGGTGGACGAGGGCTCGGAGATCGCCGCCGCCGTACGCCCCCTCACGGACAGCGAGGCACTACGGGCGGCCCTGCTGGAGGCGGCGCGCGACAGCTGGCTGCTCATCGACCACCTCAGCCGGGACCAGCTCATCGAGGCGCGTGGCCTGCTCGACGAGGAGGAGGCCCGCCAGGTCGTCGACGACTGGCACACCTACATGGCCGAGCACGAGGACCAGATCGCCCCGCTACGCATCGCCTTCCACGAACGCCGCTCGCCGCGCGAGGTCCTGCGTGTGCTGAAGGAACTGATCGCCAAGGTCAGGGCGACGCGGCGGGAGTGGACCGAGGTCAGGCTGTGGAAGGCGTACGTCGACCTGGAGATCGCCAGGGGAGGCCCGCGACGCAACGCGGGCCTGGTCGAGTTCCTGTCGATCATGCGGTACGAGCTGGGGTTCGACGGCGAGGACTTCCAGCCGTATCGCAGTACGGTAGAGAGCCGCCTGGAGGGATGGCTGGCCCGTCAGGAGACGGCCGGCGTCACCTTCGACGACCGGCAGCGCGCCTGGCTGCGCCGGGTCGCCGACGTGGTGGCCGCCAACGCCACGGTCAGCGTGAAGTCGCTGATGGAGGGACATCGGCGGATGGAGGGCGGCTACGGCGACTTCGTGGACGCCTTCAGGAACAGCCGGTGGGAGCCGGTCAAGCTGGTGGACGAGCTGGACAAGGAACTGGGTGCGTGA
- a CDS encoding HNH endonuclease, protein MIRVQRVELPRQLAARAVRLTEQITEFASDVRVSEARGLWKNTTHRRNLVTPLRAVLREMAHGNRCCMYCGDDLSTDIDHFEPIAENPLRTFDWLNHLLACSECNSTHKKDRFPRDPKTGAPLLIDPTAEDPFDHLYLGLDTGLYLGRTEKGRQTERVCGLNRDDLPEARCIARDGVVMCVDGWLSGREQGNERKMAVAVRTIRNQPFADVAQFMLRQAMLPRASAAFAFDLGEETLHHLRDPELRAALLA, encoded by the coding sequence ATGATTCGGGTACAGCGTGTCGAGCTGCCGCGTCAACTGGCCGCGCGGGCGGTACGACTGACCGAGCAGATCACCGAGTTCGCCAGCGATGTGCGTGTATCCGAGGCGAGAGGCTTGTGGAAGAACACGACGCATCGGCGCAACCTCGTCACTCCCCTGCGCGCGGTGCTCCGGGAGATGGCTCACGGAAACCGCTGCTGCATGTACTGCGGCGATGATCTGAGCACGGACATCGATCACTTCGAGCCGATCGCCGAAAACCCACTGCGGACCTTTGACTGGCTCAACCACCTGCTGGCTTGCTCAGAGTGCAACAGCACCCACAAGAAGGACAGGTTTCCACGCGATCCCAAAACCGGCGCACCCCTGTTAATCGATCCGACGGCCGAGGATCCCTTCGATCACCTATACCTGGGCCTCGACACGGGCTTGTACCTCGGGCGAACGGAGAAGGGCCGGCAGACCGAGCGGGTGTGCGGACTCAACCGGGACGACCTTCCCGAGGCCCGGTGCATCGCGCGGGACGGGGTTGTCATGTGTGTGGACGGCTGGCTGTCCGGCAGAGAGCAGGGAAACGAGCGGAAGATGGCCGTCGCCGTACGGACCATCCGAAATCAGCCCTTCGCCGACGTTGCCCAGTTCATGCTGCGACAGGCCATGCTGCCAAGAGCGTCCGCCGCTTTCGCCTTCGACCTCGGCGAGGAGACTCTCCACCATCTGCGCGACCCGGAACTACGGGCCGCACTGCTGGCCTGA
- a CDS encoding methyltransferase domain-containing protein, translating to MHRITTAPVAPIPARTRWAVAAGAGAALAAAWWLGDTAPYPYAQRGLLDVPLPFLTADRMDAVLRPRPGERILEIGPGTGLQSLHVAPQLGPEGRLDVLDIQQEMLDHVMCRAERDGLATITPTRSDARELPYADGTFDAVYAVTALGEIPEPDRVLREAARVLAPGGRLVIGEFFDRHWIPFGRLHRLADAAGLHLTERRGPSPAYLARFRPCGAHAPVRQGEHLADGDRESDDGKA from the coding sequence ATGCACCGCATCACCACCGCCCCCGTCGCCCCGATCCCGGCCCGGACCCGCTGGGCGGTCGCCGCAGGCGCGGGCGCCGCGTTGGCCGCCGCCTGGTGGCTGGGCGACACGGCGCCCTATCCGTACGCCCAACGCGGCCTGCTCGACGTGCCGTTGCCGTTCCTGACCGCCGACCGGATGGACGCCGTACTGCGGCCGCGGCCGGGGGAGCGGATCCTGGAGATCGGCCCGGGGACCGGACTGCAGTCGCTGCACGTCGCCCCGCAGCTCGGGCCGGAGGGACGGCTCGATGTGCTCGACATCCAGCAGGAGATGCTCGACCACGTGATGTGCCGCGCAGAGCGCGACGGCCTGGCGACGATCACGCCCACCCGCTCGGACGCACGTGAACTGCCCTACGCCGACGGGACGTTCGACGCTGTATACGCCGTGACCGCGCTCGGCGAGATCCCCGAGCCGGATCGGGTACTACGCGAGGCGGCACGGGTGCTGGCACCAGGCGGGCGACTGGTGATCGGCGAGTTCTTCGACCGGCACTGGATCCCCTTCGGCCGGCTGCACCGGCTCGCCGACGCCGCCGGCCTCCACCTGACCGAGCGCCGCGGCCCAAGCCCGGCATACCTCGCCCGCTTCCGACCCTGCGGAGCCCACGCGCCCGTTCGCCAGGGCGAGCACCTCGCCGACGGCGACAGGGAAAGCGACGACGGGAAAGCGTGA